In the Sphingobacterium sp. PCS056 genome, GAAAAACTGATTATGGAACATGAATTACTGTTGGATCAGATCGCTCATGATATTAAAAGTCCATTAGCAGGTCTTTATCTAACCTGTGATCTGCTCAAAATATTGCCAGAAAATAAATCATCAAAGTTTAAGCTGATGATCGAAAATCTGGAGAGGGGACTGGTCAATATCAAAAAGGTCATTTACGATTTAACAGAAAGTCGCTGGGGAAAACAAAAATATCAGGCGGCTGAAGAACTATTGGATCTACCCCATATCTTGGAAGACGTCAGACTGGCACTAGCTCCGCAGATCATCGCTTAAAATGCCAACATTTCTCAAAATATTGAAGTATCCGAGATCAAATTTGTGCGACGGAAGCTTCGTAGTGTGTTGTACAATATTCTCAGCAACGCGATCAAATATACACCGGCAGACCGCGAACCTGACATAAAAATTCACGCTTACCAAGAAGATGCCTTCATGGTTATCCGTATTAAGGACAATGGTATCGGTATGGCTGAAAAAGATATAGCCACTATTTTTGACAAATTCAAAAGAGCGACCTCATTGGCAGATGGCTCCGGAGTGGGATTATATTTAGTTAACAGTATTGTGAAAAATGCGAAAGGTAAAATTCTGGTAAAAAGTAAGCTTGGTCACGGATCCGAATTTATAGTATATTTAGTCTCCAATTAAGATGCATCAAGCTATTTTATAGGAGGTCTTTATTTTGATAATTGCATTTATTCTGTCATCCTATTTTGTGACGTATTACCTTAGATGATTTGTATAAAAATTGAGTAATAATTTTTTTATCAAAGTCCTAAGAGGGGATCTTAGGACTTGATCGTTAATCTGTAGTAATCTTTATGATAAGACTCCGTGAGAGAGCAGTATAAAAATAATAATTGTCTTTAAATTCTCAAAATAAAAATAAATTTTTTCCGGACTCCGCTTATGGGCTTCGTCTTAATATGTAATAGTATCAATTAATGATGAATATGTATGCTTTCCACATAGAAGTAAACACATTCCAGTCACTAAACTTTGCGAAGTTAACAGTGCTGTCGACCTATCATAACGCCGGATCTTTTGGGATTTCAATATTAAGGTAGAAAATCTCCCTTTTATTCTCCATGAGCAGGATAAAGTATACAACTTAACATACGATATCAGCATAACCTTGCTCACTCTATTCCTTTTACCGCCATTTTCGCCGTGCTTGTCAGATGCGGCATATCATGCTTACATCTAAGAGTAGCATTTCCTAATACAAATTTCACACTGTAAAGTCGCGTGCAACGTATAAATATGTTTTGATAGGTATTTATGCCCCTTATCGACAATTTATGAACGATTAGGATGAAGGGGTTGTTATCCTAGCGTAAATGTATCAGGTTAATAGCCCATGCGGCAGTAATCAACTCGATTGATTTAACAAGATCAGTTTAATAAACGTTTAAGTACTGTTAAAGTATTAAAAACAGCAAATTCAACGGTTCAGCTATGATTAAAAGAGACGGTAAAAATATAAGCTTATGGCAAGATCTGGAAGATTTGGAGGGTTACCAGCAGGTGCCACCCTCTGATCAGTTTGATGTCATTATTGTTGGCGCTGGTATAACAGGTATCACGACCGCATTGAAGTTGCAAGCGCAAGGTAAGAAATGCTTAATTCTTGAAGCACATACCGTCGGATTTGGGACGACCGCCGGAACATCGGCTCATCTGAATACGGTATTGGATACACCCTATCAAACACTCATTTCCAATTTTGGAAAACAACAAGCCATACTGGCTGCTGAGGCTGTTCAACAGGCACTAGAACAAATAGCCGGTTTTATTGAAAAATTTCAGATTTCCTGCGACTTTAGCCGTTGCGATGGCTACATGTATGCGACACAGCAGGACGAAGAAAAAGAGCTGGTCGAAACCTTAGAAGCCATCAACGAAGTGGGTATTCATGCCGAGTTTGTCGACAATATCCCTGGTCCGATGGATTTTACTCGGGCGATAAAGTTTGGAGGGCAAGGACGCTTTCATCCCCTTAAGTATTTAAAAGCGCTGTATGCTGAATTTTTGAAATTAGGCGGTCATATTCTGGAAAATACAAAAGTGGTCAAAATCATTGATCAGGAAGGTTTTCAACGTGTAGAGACAGCAGGTGATAAAAGCTATTATGCTGATCATGTGGTCTATGCTACCCATACGCCACCGGGAGTTCATCTGTTGACGTTCAAACTAGCTCCTTACCGTAGTTATGTGATGGGGATCGAATTAGCAGATAACGAATCTTATCCTGAAGACCTTATTTATGATATGCAAGATCCGTTTCACTATTTTAGAAAAGCCGACTATCAAGATCGACAACTGTTACTAGTAGGGGGGCAGGATCATAAAACCGGTCAGCACAACAATACAGATTTTAATTTTACAGAACTGGAATCATTTGTCAGAAATACATATAAGGTGAAAGAAGTCGTATATAAGTGGTCATCGCAATATTACGAAAGTACCGACGGCTTACCCTATATTGGATATTTTCCAGGTAAAAAGAAC is a window encoding:
- a CDS encoding sensor histidine kinase, giving the protein MRRKLRSVLYNILSNAIKYTPADREPDIKIHAYQEDAFMVIRIKDNGIGMAEKDIATIFDKFKRATSLADGSGVGLYLVNSIVKNAKGKILVKSKLGHGSEFIVYLVSN
- a CDS encoding FAD-dependent oxidoreductase, with translation MIKRDGKNISLWQDLEDLEGYQQVPPSDQFDVIIVGAGITGITTALKLQAQGKKCLILEAHTVGFGTTAGTSAHLNTVLDTPYQTLISNFGKQQAILAAEAVQQALEQIAGFIEKFQISCDFSRCDGYMYATQQDEEKELVETLEAINEVGIHAEFVDNIPGPMDFTRAIKFGGQGRFHPLKYLKALYAEFLKLGGHILENTKVVKIIDQEGFQRVETAGDKSYYADHVVYATHTPPGVHLLTFKLAPYRSYVMGIELADNESYPEDLIYDMQDPFHYFRKADYQDRQLLLVGGQDHKTGQHNNTDFNFTELESFVRNTYKVKEVVYKWSSQYYESTDGLPYIGYFPGKKNKRIFVATGYSGNGMIFGTLSAQIISDLIVHGKSTYEALFSPSRCKPIAGFSNFMTENIDVAKHLITDKLSVSKIHSYAEIAKGEGRIINFENRDIGLFKDDTGQLFAVDPVCKHAGCVVQWNSTERSWDCPCHGARYDPTGLLLTGPATTGLPAYEINGDD